The nucleotide sequence GAAATGTTAGATGGCaccggattattttttttccacctgGTGCTCTTACAAATGGAGAGAATGGAATGAGTAGAATTGATTGCACGACATTTATTACATAAATAACCGTTGATACTCGGTACGTGTCCGGTCGTCTACCAATGTCGGCGGTGTAGCAGTAGACCTTTATTGAAGGTTGGCGTGTGGCTCATGATGCGATTACCTCCATAGCAGCCACTTTGAAGGATTCATCCATCAACTTAAACTTGTCAGCTGGGGCGGCATCGAGGACAGCTTTAGCTGCTTTCTTGTAGGCAAGTGAAGTTGCAGCAACTTTCTTCTCATCTCCTTGGGCCATCCCGAGAGCAGCAAAGGCGAACATTCTCCGCTTCCACGTGGCAGCTTCAACTTCATCCTTTTTTGCTGGTGGGGCAGCAGCCACAACGGAGTCGGCGGCCTCGTTGATGGCCTGAGTTGCCTCATCCAAGCGCTTATCGACAGGGGCGAGGAGGGCCTTGTTGAAGCTCttctcgacgggggcgtcgcatTCCACTTGCACTAACACGGCCGATGCCGCGATGGCTGCAAGGAGTAGGGCGACGGCTTTGGCCATTGCTAATGAACTGGACAGGGATCTTTCAATGTTGGAAGATGTTGCTACTGCGCGCGGATTTGCTGTGTGAGTTTGTAGGGATCATCGGGGCTTTAAATAGGGAAACACGTACCATGATAACCTAAGGCCAAGAGAGCTTCATGGTCCAAaattgattggttgcatgcatgtgtgccaaGTGTTCGGTCCGTAGTGCATGCTATCCTTTGTCTTGACTGAGCCTGCAAGATCCAAATCTGGACTTCCACAACCCCGATATGAAATTTATATGTACGCAAGATGTTAAGGGCAGAAAACCCATTGTCCGGTTGGCAATAGGTACGCGAATGAGCATGAACGACGTGTCGAGGGGTGTtgtcaaagaaaaacaaaggtaaGAACCACTTTGGCAACAAATTCGACAAGGTCATCAGCGATTCTTATACGAGTCTACGCAACGGTCACTAAAGTTCCAATAGCATGTGAAGCTATAAACATATCATTCAGGTTCCTAGGCATCAAACTTCGCCAATGTTACTTACGGTGTGTTTgtgaggaggggaaaagagaataTACGCAAAAAAGGGTGAGTCATCAGCGTATGATTAGTTGAgtgttaattattttatacCTTAAAAATTGATTAGTAGGATTTTTTAACCAACTTTTGTACCGAATTGTCTtgcgaaaaacacaccgtttagcagttcgagaagcgtgcgcgcggcgaacgagggattttttttctccggaTGCCAAAAACGCAGCCTTAGAGCGTATATAGCAAAGGAGAAGTAAATGTCGAGGACATCGATGGTGAATATGCCACGTTACTCGCTAAGGGTTACGACGAAGCAGTCGTATTTGAGATAGGAAGTGCTTTTCACTTGGACGGCGCCGGGTATGATGCTCTTGTTCTAGTTTTAGCCGCTCATATGGTACTTATGGCGGAAAAAAAGACATGGCGGGTTGTCGTAAGTCCTAGAAAGAATTCGGATGAAAAATTCATGCCCGTTTTACTGAAGGGCACGCCGAATAGGGAGCTACGTACATAAATATTTCTTTGGCTAACTCTTTGAATAGGTCCAGCGGCTGAAACAAGGAGGCTAGCGCAGTTGTGCTTTTGATTCAAGGCGGTTTGCAACCTATCTAAATGCAAGATGCCTAGGAAGCGGGATATTTGACATGGAGGTTTTGGGCAAACCGAAAGATCTCGTCACAAGTCCTATGGTTATTTTACATGGAATCTCGGCAAATAACAGCCGCCCAACAACAGTCTTATATGTGTGCATATATCGAAGCGTTGATGCACGCAAGCTGGTCCGGTTTATGTTATTTcttacataagatatttttactccATACTTTTGTTTAAAGAATCATTCAAAGGatttcatggaaaaaaaaaagttccgccAAGTGCCAAGGATCGACATTTTGAACTAGAAATGTTAGATGGCaccggattattttttttccacctgGTGCTCTTACAAATGGAGAGAATGGAATGAGTAGAATTGATTGCACGACATTTATTACATAAATAACCGTTGATACTCGGTACGTGTCCGGTCGTCTACCAATGTCGGCGGTGTAGCAGTAGACCTTTATTGAAGGTTGGCGTGTGGCTCATGATGCGATTACCTCCATAGCAGCCACTTTGAAGGATTCATCCATCAACTTAAACTTGTCAGCTGGGGCGGCATCGAGGACAGCTTTAGCTGCTTTCTTGTAGGCAAGTGAAGTTGCAGCAACTTTCTTCTCATCTCCTTGGGCCATCCCGAGAGCAGCAAAGGCGAACATTCTCCGCTTCCACGTGGCAGCTTCAACTTCATCCTTTTTTGCTGGTGGGGCAGCAGCCACAACGGAGTCGGCGGCCTCGTTGATGGCCTGAGTTGCCTCATCCAAGCGCTTATCGACAGGGGCGAGGAGGGCCTTGTTGAAGCTCttctcgacgggggcgtcgcatTCCACTTGCACTAACACGGCCGATGCCGCGATGGCTGCAAGGAGTAGGGCGACGGCTTTGGCCATTGCTAATGAACTGGACAGGGATCTTTCAATGTTGGAAGATGTTGCTACTGCGCGCGGATTTGCTGTGTGAGTTTGTAGGGATCATCGGGGCTTTAAATAGGGAAACACGTACCATGATAACCTAAGGCCAAGAGAGCTTCATGGTCCAAaattgattggttgcatgcatgtgtgccaaGTGTTCGGTCCGTAGTGCATGCTATCCTTTGTCTTGACTGAGCCTGCAAGATCCAAATCTGGACTTCCACAACCCCGATATGAAATTTATATGTACGCAAGATGTTAAGGGCAGAAAACCCATTGTCCGGTTGGCAATAGGTACGCGAATGAGCATGAACGACGTGTCGAGGGGTGTtgtcaaagaaaaacaaaggtaaGAACCACTTTGGCAACAAATTCGACAAGGTCATCAGCGATTCTTATACGAGTCTACGCAACGGTCACTAAAGTTCCAATAGCATGTGAAGCTATAAACATATCATTCAGGTTCCTAGGCATCAAACTTCGCCAATGTTACTTACGGTGTGTTTgtgaggaggggaaaagagaataTACGCAAAAAAGGGTGAGTCATCAGCGTATGATTAGTTGAgtgttaattattttatacCTTAAAAATTGATTAGTAGGATTTTTTAACCAACTTTTGTACCGAATTGTCTtgcgaaaaacacaccgtttagcagttcgagaagcgtgcgcgcggcgaacgagggattttttttctccggaTGCCAAAAACGCAGCCTTAGAGCGTATATAGCAAAGGAGAAGTAAATGTCGAGGACATCGATGGTGAATATGCCACGTTACTCGCTAAGGGTTACGACGAAGCAGTCGTATTTGAGATAGGAAGTGCTTTTCACTTGGACGGCGCCGGGTATGATGCTCTTGTTCTAGTTTTAGCCGCTCATATGGTACTTATGGCGGAAAAAAAGACATGGCGGGTTGTCGTAAGTCCTAGAAAGAATTCGGATGAAAAATTCATGCCCGTTTTACTGAAGGGCACGCCGAATAGGGAGCTACGTACATAAATATTTCTTTGGCTAACTCTTTGAATAGGTCCAGCGGCTGAAACAAGGAGGCTAGCGCAGTTGTGCTTTTGATTCAAGGCGGTTTGCAACCTATCTAAATGCAAGATGCCTAGGAAGCGGGATATTTGACATGGAGGTTTTGGGCAAACCGAAAGATCTCGTCACAAGTCCTATGGTTATTTTACATGGAATCTCGGCAAATAACAGCCGCCCAACAACagtcttatattttttttccacctgGTGCTCTTACAAATGGAGAGAATGGAATGAGTAGAATTGATTGCACGACATTTATTACATAAATAACCGTTGATACTCGGTACGTGTCTGGTCGTCTACCAATGTCGGCGGTGTAGCAGTAGACCTTTAATGAAGGTTGGCGTGTGGCTCATGATGCGATTACCTCCATAGCAGCCACTTTGAAGGATTCATCCATCAACTTAAACTTGTCAGCTGGGGCGGCATCGAGGACAGCTTTAGCTGCTTTCTTGTAGGCAAGTGAAGTTGCAGCAACTTTCTTCTCATCTCCTTGGGCCATCCCGAGAGCAGTTATGGCGAACATTCTCCGCTTCCACGTGGCAGCTTCAACTTCATCCTTTTTTGCTGGTGGGGCAGCAGCCACAACGGAGTCGGCGGCCTCGTTGATGGCCTGAGCTGCCTCATCCAAGCGCTTATCGACAGTGGCGAGGAGGGCctttgtcgaaacatgatttcggcaataataaaaaggggtagcgcacgagacctaaaagtggatggatgcagagacaaaggatttagacaggttcaggccctctcaataagaggtaataccctactcctgtttggggatttgaatccgccgggtgtgtattgatctgacgatcaggttgtgtcatctgccccctagagggcctcctgcccaccttatataggatggggggcaggattacaagatagaaaccttaaccaatacggtatcggtttcctaaatctactttacaatattatcaaaccaggactttaggccgttccgtaatatacaaggaaacgtaacacccaagtcatgatctg is from Oryza sativa Japonica Group chromosome 9, ASM3414082v1 and encodes:
- the LOC9271263 gene encoding uncharacterized protein OsI_031781, encoding MAKAVALLLAAIAASAVLVQVECDAPVEKSFNKALLAPVDKRLDEATQAINEAADSVVAAAPPAKKDEVEAATWKRRMFAFAALGMAQGDEKKVAATSLAYKKAAKAVLDAAPADKFKLMDESFKVAAMEVIAS